Proteins from one Phyllobacterium zundukense genomic window:
- a CDS encoding SRPBCC family protein has protein sequence MTRTTDASVNLTYELDAAPSKVWRALTVPEYVSRWLKRPGVEDDAPESGAQQPPFELHLISADPDTRVRYRIKDNDAISVVTFQIGANDAGGTTFSIVHEIAMNAANSNSRTPLRAAA, from the coding sequence ATGACACGCACGACTGACGCGAGCGTAAACCTCACCTATGAACTGGACGCTGCTCCATCTAAAGTGTGGCGAGCCTTGACCGTACCGGAATATGTGTCGCGATGGCTGAAGCGACCCGGGGTAGAGGACGATGCACCGGAGAGCGGCGCGCAGCAGCCACCCTTCGAACTGCATCTGATTTCCGCCGATCCTGATACGCGCGTGCGTTATAGAATCAAGGATAACGATGCCATTAGTGTCGTGACATTCCAGATCGGGGCGAATGATGCTGGCGGCACGACCTTCAGTATTGTCCATGAAATTGCGATGAACGCAGCCAATAGCAATAGCCGGACACCTCTGCGCGCAGCAGCCTAA
- a CDS encoding flavin monoamine oxidase family protein has translation MSADVPSRVVVVGAGFTGMSAASELQRAGIDFVLLEARDRVGGRVESKANCLGELYDTGGQFICDDMPEIMGLARTHGKTLVETPTRGDTIAQPPPHGRHDAEKVSAGSMALRRRLRKLDPNDPALSGLAVRAWVENQQAEPAVKMRFLSLIEGLWCVPAGLVPLWFIVDNDRRITNKVSELQYFLKETMHSLAADMARSLGKSLLLSEPVDRVETTASGVMVRTIREGYSANEVIIAVPPVMARKIIFHPSLPDAINNALASWKSGTVVKLLIRYAEPFWRRTGLSGSVIWVDPRGLYACDASHDDQHPALVVFLGGPIAVEWSSLGEEALKQEVLSRLVVALGSEAGTPLDILLRNWIDDTWSGGGYSDIVEVMNAIEAENALRRGFAGITFASSELSPSFPGYIEGAIIAGRLAVRPIIERLQSASATNASGS, from the coding sequence TTGAGCGCAGACGTTCCCTCGCGCGTTGTCGTCGTCGGCGCAGGCTTTACCGGCATGTCGGCGGCGAGCGAACTGCAACGCGCGGGCATAGACTTTGTCCTGCTCGAGGCGCGGGATAGGGTGGGCGGACGCGTCGAGTCGAAAGCGAACTGCCTTGGCGAGCTTTACGATACGGGGGGCCAGTTCATCTGCGACGACATGCCCGAGATCATGGGGTTGGCGCGAACCCACGGCAAGACATTGGTCGAGACGCCTACACGCGGTGACACCATCGCCCAACCGCCGCCGCACGGCAGGCATGATGCGGAAAAAGTTTCTGCAGGATCGATGGCTCTGCGCCGACGCCTGCGAAAACTGGATCCGAACGATCCCGCGCTGTCCGGTTTGGCCGTCCGCGCATGGGTCGAGAACCAACAGGCCGAACCCGCCGTAAAAATGCGGTTTCTCTCGTTGATCGAAGGTCTATGGTGCGTGCCGGCCGGGCTTGTTCCACTGTGGTTTATTGTCGATAACGACCGGCGCATCACAAACAAGGTCTCCGAACTGCAGTACTTTCTCAAGGAAACGATGCATTCGCTGGCCGCAGATATGGCGCGGTCGTTGGGGAAATCGCTGCTATTAAGTGAGCCCGTCGACCGTGTCGAGACGACTGCATCCGGTGTGATGGTACGCACTATCCGCGAAGGCTATTCGGCCAACGAGGTCATCATTGCTGTACCGCCTGTAATGGCGCGCAAGATCATCTTCCATCCCTCCTTGCCAGACGCAATAAACAACGCGCTTGCCTCGTGGAAGAGCGGCACAGTCGTCAAGTTGCTCATACGATATGCCGAACCTTTCTGGCGGAGGACGGGCCTCAGCGGCAGTGTCATCTGGGTCGATCCACGCGGCCTCTACGCGTGCGATGCGAGCCATGATGACCAGCACCCGGCACTCGTGGTCTTCCTCGGGGGACCCATCGCCGTCGAGTGGTCAAGCCTTGGCGAAGAAGCGCTGAAGCAGGAGGTGCTGTCGAGACTGGTGGTGGCGCTTGGGTCAGAGGCTGGCACGCCGCTGGACATCCTGCTTCGTAATTGGATCGATGACACGTGGAGTGGTGGTGGCTATTCGGATATTGTCGAGGTCATGAACGCGATCGAAGCCGAAAATGCCTTGCGCCGCGGTTTTGCCGGCATCACCTTTGCCTCGTCGGAACTCTCGCCATCGTTTCCCGGCTATATCGAAGGAGCGATCATTGCCGGCCGCTTGGCGGTCCGGCCAATTATCGAGCGCCTTCAGTCGGCGAGTGCCACCAACGCGTCGGGGTCGTAG
- a CDS encoding M28 family metallopeptidase, with amino-acid sequence MSETVFEPDKDQLMEHIRAFSRRVKLSGTPEELESFRYLQAQMESYGYDVRLIQHDAYISLPGKARVIVDGRVLRCITHSMSVSTPGVSAELVYVGEGTAAEFRVADVAGKVVLVDGIATEEVAALASAAGGVGQLHVSPNEHLYEMCVSPVWGSPSQHTRSNLPSTVICSVPNDEGAKLRTRCERGETVNVSMQAEVDTGWRKTPLLVAELSSLAAEAGEPFVLFSGHHDTWHYGVMDNGGANATMLEAARLLAAHRGEWRRGLRICFWSGHSHGRYSGSAWYADEYWTELEQRCIAHVNVDSTGGEGASVLTNSGVVDELKAVAFAAVEAFTGQQHAGRRHGRSADQSFWGIGIPSMFGSLSHQPPGPVKMLTALGWWWHTPHDTIEHIDPKNLVRDTGIVIQVLRQLLTSRILPYDYTAYADAFAEEIAQIKQQLGVRLDISSLENGASALRNNAASLLAASKTATDVDASRINAALMRASRRLVPLNYTTGERFHHDSALPHPAWPSLEGIRQLARHPEGSTELPFYAVHARQTHNRIAHALMEANAELEAVLI; translated from the coding sequence ATGTCTGAAACAGTTTTTGAACCGGACAAAGATCAACTGATGGAACACATTCGCGCGTTTTCGCGGAGAGTGAAATTGTCCGGTACGCCTGAAGAACTTGAAAGCTTCCGCTATCTGCAAGCGCAGATGGAAAGCTATGGCTACGATGTCCGGCTCATCCAGCACGATGCTTATATCAGTCTGCCGGGCAAGGCGCGGGTCATTGTGGATGGTCGCGTACTGCGCTGCATCACCCATTCGATGTCCGTTTCCACGCCCGGGGTTTCGGCTGAACTGGTTTACGTCGGCGAAGGCACAGCGGCGGAGTTCAGGGTCGCGGACGTTGCGGGGAAAGTCGTTCTCGTCGATGGTATAGCGACCGAAGAGGTCGCTGCGCTTGCCAGCGCTGCCGGGGGGGTCGGCCAGCTTCATGTCAGTCCCAACGAACACCTCTACGAAATGTGTGTGTCGCCCGTGTGGGGCAGCCCTTCACAGCACACGCGTTCAAATCTCCCGTCCACCGTCATCTGTTCTGTGCCTAATGACGAAGGGGCGAAACTGCGTACACGCTGCGAGCGAGGGGAGACGGTCAATGTCTCCATGCAGGCCGAGGTGGATACAGGTTGGCGCAAAACGCCTCTGCTGGTCGCCGAGTTGAGTTCCTTGGCTGCCGAAGCAGGCGAACCTTTCGTGCTTTTCTCGGGCCATCATGACACATGGCACTACGGCGTCATGGATAATGGCGGCGCCAATGCGACAATGCTGGAGGCTGCGCGCCTGCTTGCCGCCCATCGTGGCGAATGGCGAAGGGGGCTGCGCATATGCTTCTGGTCGGGCCACTCACATGGGCGCTATTCGGGCTCGGCATGGTACGCGGACGAATACTGGACCGAATTGGAGCAGCGCTGCATCGCCCACGTCAACGTGGATTCGACCGGCGGCGAGGGGGCAAGCGTGCTCACCAATTCAGGCGTGGTCGACGAGTTAAAGGCAGTGGCCTTCGCGGCAGTCGAAGCTTTCACCGGACAGCAACATGCCGGGCGGCGTCATGGTCGTTCAGCCGACCAGTCTTTCTGGGGCATCGGCATTCCCTCGATGTTCGGAAGTCTCAGCCATCAGCCGCCCGGACCAGTCAAAATGCTGACGGCGCTCGGCTGGTGGTGGCATACCCCGCATGACACGATCGAACACATTGATCCAAAGAACCTCGTCCGCGATACCGGGATCGTTATTCAGGTTCTGCGACAGCTGCTGACCTCTCGCATCCTGCCCTATGACTATACGGCCTATGCGGATGCATTCGCTGAGGAAATTGCGCAAATCAAGCAGCAGCTCGGCGTCAGGCTGGACATCAGCTCCCTCGAAAATGGTGCATCAGCTCTCCGGAACAATGCGGCAAGTCTGCTTGCGGCGTCGAAGACTGCTACGGATGTGGATGCCTCGCGTATCAATGCTGCGCTTATGCGCGCATCGCGCCGGCTTGTCCCGCTCAACTATACGACCGGGGAGCGTTTCCATCACGATTCAGCGTTGCCGCATCCGGCCTGGCCATCATTGGAGGGGATCAGACAACTCGCGCGGCATCCGGAAGGTTCGACCGAGCTACCGTTTTATGCGGTGCACGCGCGTCAAACGCACAATCGCATTGCCCATGCCTTGATGGAAGCGAATGCGGAACTGGAGGCGGTGCTGATCTGA
- a CDS encoding aminotransferase — protein sequence MAAVKQIRAAGVAAALTNHETIDLAKQHLVQPWPCAGEIGAEARSLISGGEGIYITDGEGKRLIDGPAGMWCVNVGHRREELARVMYDQAMQLSYNTPWYTMNEPSAVLAARIAAYAPGDLNHVFFTTGGSTAVESALRFMQFFNNARGRHEKKLILSRGGAYHGSTYLSASLNGRPRDRDWMDGADELVVKLSSPDAFRRPDGMCIAAFSDMLVAEFEETVRRVGADKIGAFIGEPVQASGGVILPPENYLPRIRKICRDNEILFIADEVVTAFGRLGHVFASEDVFDIDPDIITFAKGVTSGYFPLGGMVISERLLEELRRSNHPTAMYAHGLTYTSHPVGCAVALTNLDLLEDGILAHARSVAPYFQQQLKTLEELPLVGEVRGMGLMACVECVADRESKNPLQLDTNVGMRIDTHCHQLGLLVRPLINMCVMSPPLVITREQIDDMVGILREGISRTMDDLRREGVWQG from the coding sequence ATGGCGGCGGTGAAACAGATACGGGCAGCCGGGGTGGCAGCGGCGCTGACAAATCACGAGACGATCGATCTCGCCAAGCAGCATCTGGTTCAGCCATGGCCCTGTGCTGGAGAAATCGGCGCCGAAGCCAGGTCGCTGATTAGTGGCGGCGAGGGAATCTATATCACGGACGGCGAGGGCAAGCGGCTTATCGATGGGCCCGCAGGCATGTGGTGCGTCAACGTGGGGCACCGCCGTGAAGAGCTGGCGCGCGTCATGTACGACCAGGCCATGCAACTATCATACAACACCCCTTGGTATACGATGAACGAGCCATCGGCGGTGCTCGCAGCGCGTATCGCCGCCTATGCGCCTGGTGACCTCAATCACGTCTTTTTCACCACCGGCGGCTCGACAGCCGTCGAGAGCGCACTGCGTTTCATGCAGTTTTTCAACAATGCGCGGGGGCGGCACGAGAAAAAGCTGATCCTGTCGCGCGGCGGCGCCTATCATGGTTCTACCTATCTTTCGGCATCGTTGAACGGGCGTCCGCGGGATCGCGACTGGATGGATGGGGCAGACGAACTTGTCGTCAAATTGTCCTCTCCGGACGCATTTCGCCGCCCCGATGGGATGTGCATAGCCGCATTCTCGGATATGCTGGTCGCCGAGTTCGAGGAGACGGTCCGCCGCGTGGGCGCCGATAAGATCGGTGCGTTCATTGGTGAGCCGGTCCAGGCTTCAGGCGGCGTCATTCTGCCGCCCGAAAACTATCTACCCCGCATCCGCAAGATATGCCGGGACAATGAAATACTGTTCATCGCTGACGAAGTGGTCACGGCCTTTGGCAGGCTCGGGCACGTCTTCGCTTCCGAGGATGTGTTCGATATCGATCCGGATATCATCACCTTCGCCAAGGGCGTCACCTCGGGCTATTTTCCGCTCGGCGGCATGGTCATTTCAGAGCGTCTTCTTGAAGAACTGCGCCGTTCAAATCACCCGACGGCGATGTATGCGCATGGACTGACTTACACCAGCCATCCCGTCGGCTGCGCCGTGGCGCTCACCAATCTCGACCTGCTCGAGGATGGCATCCTTGCTCATGCGCGGTCCGTTGCGCCCTATTTTCAGCAGCAATTGAAGACGCTTGAGGAACTACCCCTGGTTGGAGAGGTTCGCGGGATGGGCCTGATGGCCTGCGTCGAGTGCGTTGCCGACCGCGAGAGCAAGAATCCGCTGCAACTTGATACGAATGTCGGAATGCGCATCGATACACATTGTCATCAGCTCGGCCTATTGGTGCGGCCGCTCATCAATATGTGCGTCATGTCTCCGCCGCTGGTTATTACCCGCGAACAGATCGACGATATGGTGGGGATCTTGCGTGAAGGGATTTCTCGCACGATGGACGATCTACGGCGTGAGGGCGTCTGGCAAGGTTAA
- a CDS encoding ATP-dependent Clp protease proteolytic subunit, with amino-acid sequence MRDMMQLVPMVVEQSSRGERSFDIYSRLLRERIVFLNGEVEDGMAALVCAQLLFLESENPTKPVSMYINSPGGVITSGLAIYDTMQFITCPVATLCMGTARSMGSFLLMAGEPGQRTALANSSIHVHQPLGGFQGQASDIFIHAEEMRQTKARMIRLYAQHCGRSFEDVEKTLDRDHFMTAEEAREWGLVDTVLSKRPD; translated from the coding sequence ATGCGCGACATGATGCAACTCGTCCCTATGGTAGTGGAACAATCCAGCCGCGGCGAACGATCATTCGACATTTACTCACGCTTGCTGCGCGAACGTATTGTGTTCCTGAATGGCGAGGTCGAAGACGGAATGGCGGCACTCGTCTGCGCGCAATTGCTGTTTCTGGAATCGGAAAACCCGACGAAGCCGGTTTCGATGTATATAAACTCGCCCGGCGGTGTCATTACCAGCGGTCTGGCGATCTATGACACGATGCAGTTCATCACATGCCCCGTCGCAACGTTGTGCATGGGGACAGCGCGGTCCATGGGTTCTTTCCTCCTGATGGCTGGTGAACCCGGTCAGCGCACTGCATTGGCGAATTCAAGTATTCATGTGCATCAGCCACTCGGCGGCTTTCAGGGACAGGCCTCTGACATCTTCATCCATGCGGAAGAAATGCGCCAAACCAAGGCCCGAATGATCCGGCTTTACGCGCAGCATTGCGGGCGCTCGTTCGAGGATGTGGAAAAGACACTGGATCGCGATCACTTCATGACCGCGGAGGAAGCCAGGGAGTGGGGCCTTGTTGACACGGTTCTGTCAAAGCGGCCGGACTAG
- a CDS encoding GntR family transcriptional regulator gives MSEATTKTRSQLKAVDVTDLILHDILAGVLAPGAWLKQIDLEQRYQCTRPEVRRALDRLVQRRLVEHVPNRGYHVYEPDGRQATEVSDIRVILETAVADKIVANSSELTTKKLRDLACRFDDLIMNGTMIELYEANLAFHRELLALCGNSELVNLVTEIRQRTSSAPVSQWKTRARIEQSSREHHQMIDALSAKDIEELKRVTVMHIKQM, from the coding sequence ATGAGTGAAGCAACAACCAAAACAAGATCACAGCTCAAAGCCGTCGATGTCACCGATTTGATCCTGCACGATATTCTAGCTGGCGTGCTCGCTCCAGGCGCATGGTTGAAACAGATCGATCTCGAACAGCGCTACCAATGCACCCGGCCGGAAGTGCGGCGCGCTCTCGACAGGCTGGTACAAAGACGTCTGGTCGAACATGTTCCCAATCGCGGTTACCACGTGTATGAACCCGATGGCCGTCAGGCGACGGAAGTGAGCGACATTCGTGTCATCCTCGAAACGGCGGTCGCGGACAAGATCGTTGCCAACTCCTCGGAACTGACGACGAAAAAACTCCGGGACCTCGCATGCCGTTTTGACGATCTCATCATGAACGGAACGATGATCGAGCTTTACGAAGCCAATCTCGCCTTTCACCGCGAGTTGCTCGCGCTCTGCGGCAACAGCGAACTGGTGAACCTCGTTACCGAAATCCGCCAGAGGACGTCTTCGGCGCCGGTGTCACAATGGAAAACACGCGCGCGGATTGAACAATCGTCGCGGGAGCACCACCAGATGATCGATGCCCTGTCAGCGAAAGATATCGAAGAACTGAAGCGCGTGACCGTAATGCACATCAAGCAGATGTAG
- a CDS encoding ABC transporter permease, translating into MTAPAEGIAALPVVRKQRNPVLQSEAARGLGLISPTFIYAVIFLVIPIVLVIANSFWTQNYLTIDRTFTLENYRIALTDPIYRDLLMRSLWISLLVSFFTVVLAYPIAFFISFHGGEHKGVWLFLITIPFWTSYLLRVMSWKVILGYNGVLNATLMGLGITNGPSDAFLYNTSAVVITLTHAWATFAVLPIFISLEKIDRSLVEAATDLGDGPLRRFLRITLPLSVPGIISATLIVMIPTVGDFVTPRLVGGKDGVMIANAIQAQFGKAANWPLGAALSVTTMAVVTAMAASVVLVIRMAARRIR; encoded by the coding sequence ATGACGGCACCGGCGGAAGGGATCGCCGCACTGCCTGTCGTGCGAAAACAAAGAAATCCTGTTCTGCAATCAGAAGCTGCGCGTGGTCTCGGGCTGATAAGCCCGACGTTTATTTATGCAGTGATCTTCCTGGTCATTCCAATTGTTCTGGTCATTGCGAACAGTTTCTGGACGCAAAACTACCTGACGATCGACCGGACATTCACCCTCGAAAATTATCGCATCGCGCTGACCGATCCCATCTACCGGGATCTTCTGATGCGCTCGCTGTGGATTTCCCTCCTCGTCAGCTTCTTTACAGTTGTCCTTGCCTACCCGATCGCTTTCTTCATCTCGTTTCATGGCGGCGAGCACAAAGGCGTCTGGCTGTTCCTGATCACCATCCCGTTCTGGACAAGCTATCTCCTGCGCGTGATGTCCTGGAAAGTCATCCTTGGCTATAATGGCGTTCTCAACGCGACGTTGATGGGCCTCGGGATCACCAACGGTCCGTCGGACGCGTTCCTTTACAACACCAGTGCAGTGGTGATCACGTTGACGCACGCGTGGGCAACATTTGCCGTACTGCCGATCTTCATCTCGCTGGAAAAAATCGACCGTTCGCTTGTCGAGGCCGCGACCGACCTTGGCGATGGGCCATTGCGTCGGTTCCTGCGAATTACCTTACCCCTGTCGGTGCCTGGGATCATATCTGCAACGCTTATCGTGATGATCCCGACTGTCGGCGATTTCGTGACGCCGCGTCTGGTCGGCGGCAAAGACGGTGTGATGATTGCCAACGCTATCCAGGCTCAGTTCGGCAAAGCCGCAAACTGGCCACTTGGCGCAGCGCTCTCGGTGACGACCATGGCCGTGGTGACGGCAATGGCCGCCTCTGTCGTTCTCGTGATCCGCATGGCAGCGAGGCGAATCCGATGA
- a CDS encoding transporter substrate-binding domain-containing protein: protein MNKKLLLAIVAAALSFTGTAANAKDWTHVKVGIEGAFPPWNMIDSGGKLSGFDVDLIQDLCTRAKVECELITGEWTSLIPSLNAGKFDLVMTLGINEKRKQVVDFTVPYASGVASFLTLKDGTVTAFPMTGERLNLNDHAKADSVMAEIGKELKGKSVGVVGSTSQEQLIQSYFGNTVTVRTYKSSPERDLDLKAGRIDAGFDSGVYATSMLTKPGNEDLQMSGPLVKGAMLATEVALGTRKGEADLREKFDAAIKSAAEAGVIKTLSEKWSKLDLTPTFSGN, encoded by the coding sequence ATGAACAAGAAATTGCTTTTGGCTATCGTAGCCGCCGCTTTGTCATTCACGGGTACGGCGGCAAACGCCAAGGACTGGACCCATGTCAAAGTCGGGATCGAAGGTGCCTTTCCGCCCTGGAACATGATTGACTCCGGGGGCAAATTGTCAGGCTTCGATGTCGATCTGATCCAGGATCTGTGCACGCGCGCCAAGGTCGAATGCGAACTCATCACTGGCGAATGGACTAGCCTTATCCCCAGTCTGAACGCCGGGAAGTTCGATCTCGTCATGACGCTCGGCATCAACGAAAAACGCAAGCAGGTCGTCGACTTCACGGTTCCCTATGCGAGCGGCGTTGCCAGCTTCCTGACGTTGAAGGATGGAACGGTAACCGCGTTCCCCATGACGGGCGAACGCCTGAATCTGAATGACCATGCCAAGGCCGACTCCGTGATGGCCGAGATCGGCAAGGAGCTCAAGGGCAAGTCTGTCGGCGTTGTTGGCTCGACAAGCCAGGAACAGCTTATTCAATCCTATTTTGGCAACACAGTTACGGTCCGGACCTACAAGAGTTCCCCCGAACGCGATCTCGACCTGAAGGCAGGCCGTATCGATGCGGGTTTCGACAGTGGCGTATACGCAACCTCGATGTTGACCAAGCCAGGCAATGAGGATCTGCAGATGTCCGGCCCGCTTGTCAAAGGCGCCATGCTTGCAACGGAAGTGGCGCTTGGCACGCGCAAGGGCGAGGCCGATCTTCGCGAAAAGTTCGATGCTGCGATCAAATCTGCTGCCGAGGCAGGCGTCATCAAGACGCTTTCAGAAAAGTGGAGCAAGCTCGATCTCACGCCTACATTCAGCGGAAATTGA
- a CDS encoding VOC family protein, translating to MKPRISVITLGVSDLEKAVEFYRVGLGLPTDGIVGKEFEHGAVAFFDLTSGLKLAVWSHDDIAHDTGMPKTAPSPTAFTIGHNVSRKDEVDEVMDQARTAGATIIKSARDTFYGGYAGYFQDPDGHLWEIVWNPAFVPPD from the coding sequence ATGAAACCGAGAATTTCCGTAATTACCCTTGGTGTAAGTGATCTGGAAAAGGCTGTCGAGTTCTACCGCGTTGGTCTTGGCCTACCGACTGACGGCATCGTGGGGAAGGAATTTGAGCATGGAGCAGTTGCATTCTTCGATCTGACCTCAGGGCTGAAGCTGGCGGTCTGGTCACATGACGATATTGCCCATGATACGGGAATGCCCAAGACGGCTCCGAGCCCGACCGCCTTTACTATTGGCCATAATGTGTCCCGGAAAGACGAAGTTGACGAAGTAATGGACCAAGCCCGCACTGCCGGAGCGACGATCATAAAAAGTGCCCGGGACACGTTTTACGGCGGCTATGCGGGGTATTTTCAGGACCCTGATGGACATCTTTGGGAAATCGTCTGGAATCCCGCCTTTGTCCCACCAGATTGA
- a CDS encoding ArsR/SmtB family transcription factor, whose protein sequence is MSETEFFKALADPTRRAVFERLADGEMNATDLRQGFDLSQPAMSQHLAVLRMAGLIAEQKHGRNVLYRINPDGVAKIHRWLSRYNAFWPSRVDDLKQLLKEMDQ, encoded by the coding sequence ATGAGTGAGACAGAATTTTTCAAAGCGTTGGCCGATCCGACAAGACGCGCCGTCTTCGAACGGTTGGCCGACGGCGAGATGAATGCCACGGACTTGCGGCAAGGATTTGACTTGTCGCAGCCGGCCATGTCGCAGCATCTGGCTGTCTTGCGCATGGCTGGACTGATCGCGGAACAGAAACACGGCAGGAATGTCCTTTATCGGATCAATCCCGATGGCGTGGCGAAAATCCATCGATGGCTTAGCCGCTACAATGCGTTCTGGCCAAGCCGCGTGGATGACCTGAAGCAGCTTCTCAAGGAGATGGACCAATGA
- a CDS encoding ABC transporter permease: MKTLRNFAPSWLKTYAFLYVIFLYLPVIFLPIFSVNTSAIPKFPLSGFTFKWYGDLTRTPALTDAAWNSLLVGISASLLSTIFGICAARAITRYRFPGRRTINGLLMAPLVLPEIIVAVSMLLVMLQLGLSLSLITVVFGHVLICIPYSLSVLTSGFEGFDRSLEEASSDLGESAFGTFRRVTLPMVSPAIISSLLVSFTISLDEFIMAFFLTGTEATLPVYIWGQLRFAAKLPGVLALGTLLLAGSILLLTIAEIVRRRASNRTQNMGGMIA, encoded by the coding sequence ATGAAGACCTTGCGGAACTTTGCGCCAAGCTGGCTAAAAACCTACGCCTTCCTTTACGTCATCTTCCTCTATTTGCCTGTAATTTTCCTACCGATCTTTTCGGTCAACACATCGGCGATACCGAAGTTTCCCTTAAGCGGTTTTACCTTCAAATGGTATGGCGACCTGACTCGCACCCCGGCACTGACCGATGCGGCATGGAACAGCCTGCTCGTCGGCATCTCCGCCTCCCTATTGAGCACGATATTCGGCATATGCGCCGCGCGTGCCATAACGCGCTATCGCTTCCCCGGCAGGCGCACCATCAATGGCCTTCTCATGGCGCCGCTGGTCCTTCCAGAGATCATCGTTGCAGTCTCGATGCTGCTTGTCATGCTGCAACTCGGCCTTAGCCTGTCGCTGATCACGGTTGTATTCGGCCATGTACTGATCTGCATTCCCTATTCGCTGAGCGTCCTGACCTCGGGTTTCGAAGGGTTCGACAGGAGCCTTGAGGAAGCCTCCTCGGACCTTGGCGAGAGCGCCTTCGGAACGTTCCGGCGTGTGACGCTGCCCATGGTTTCGCCTGCTATTATTTCAAGCCTGCTCGTCTCCTTCACCATCTCGCTCGATGAATTTATCATGGCATTCTTCCTGACCGGAACCGAAGCGACTCTGCCTGTCTATATCTGGGGTCAGTTGCGATTTGCCGCCAAGCTGCCGGGCGTCCTCGCTCTCGGTACGCTGCTCCTCGCTGGTTCGATTCTCCTTTTGACCATCGCAGAAATCGTGCGACGCCGCGCAAGCAATCGCACTCAGAATATGGGAGGCATGATTGCCTGA
- a CDS encoding aromatic ring-hydroxylating oxygenase subunit alpha has protein sequence MQVNQRDLTIPDNWDRRGLPAWSYSSPALLELEKEYVFRSHWQIAGHVCDVPNVGDYVALDIVGERALIVRGKDSEIRAFHNICRHRGSRVVTDNKGTCNNALVCPFHGWVYNLDGTLRGAARPRSFPEMDKNEFGLLPLELEIWMGFIFIRFLKSAQPSVATLMKPFGAEIANYKIADMVPAGFWTQKSPVNWKSVRDVDNEGYHVAMAHPALQDLYGSTYYDEPFINGVSRSFASYNPHAGRRWSVRNYINLAPEATHLPENLRNAWIYYGIFPNSVISVTPEGAQYYQEFPLSTGETLLRGAVFRNKDETRQQRAARYLASRIDRETSSEDVQLTKWSNESMLSKSFSGFYLSDLEYGVRSHHDHLRNVLPVLKVEMAPSEVEVPLLNAQLAGQI, from the coding sequence ATGCAGGTTAATCAACGCGATTTGACGATTCCGGACAATTGGGACCGCCGGGGACTGCCGGCCTGGAGCTACAGCAGTCCGGCCTTGCTCGAGCTCGAGAAAGAATACGTCTTTCGAAGCCATTGGCAGATAGCCGGGCATGTCTGCGATGTGCCCAACGTCGGTGACTATGTCGCGCTTGATATCGTAGGCGAGCGGGCCCTGATCGTGCGTGGTAAGGACAGCGAAATCCGTGCCTTTCACAATATCTGCCGTCACCGGGGATCGCGTGTCGTCACCGATAACAAGGGAACATGCAACAACGCGCTGGTCTGTCCCTTCCATGGCTGGGTATATAATCTCGACGGCACCCTGCGAGGCGCGGCGCGTCCACGCTCTTTCCCGGAGATGGACAAAAACGAATTCGGTCTGTTGCCACTCGAACTCGAAATCTGGATGGGTTTTATCTTCATCCGTTTTCTCAAGAGCGCCCAGCCATCAGTTGCCACGTTGATGAAGCCATTCGGGGCGGAAATCGCGAACTACAAGATCGCGGATATGGTGCCTGCCGGCTTCTGGACGCAGAAATCGCCCGTCAACTGGAAGTCGGTGCGCGATGTCGACAATGAAGGATACCACGTGGCAATGGCCCATCCGGCGCTCCAGGACCTCTACGGCTCGACCTATTACGACGAGCCATTCATCAATGGCGTGTCGCGATCTTTCGCCAGCTATAATCCCCATGCGGGACGGCGCTGGAGTGTGCGCAACTATATCAATCTGGCACCGGAGGCGACGCATCTGCCCGAGAACCTTCGCAACGCGTGGATCTATTACGGGATTTTCCCGAATTCTGTGATCTCGGTTACGCCTGAAGGCGCGCAGTATTACCAGGAGTTTCCGTTGTCGACAGGCGAGACCCTGTTGCGCGGCGCTGTATTCCGCAACAAGGATGAAACTCGACAGCAGCGGGCTGCCCGCTACCTCGCCTCGCGCATCGATCGCGAGACGAGCTCGGAAGATGTTCAGTTGACGAAATGGTCAAATGAATCGATGCTGTCGAAATCGTTCTCGGGATTCTATCTCTCGGATCTCGAATATGGTGTCCGTTCGCACCACGACCACCTGCGCAATGTGCTGCCCGTTCTAAAGGTTGAAATGGCCCCTTCAGAGGTCGAGGTGCCCTTGCTGAACGCGCAGCTCGCCGGACAAATCTGA